The proteins below come from a single Mucilaginibacter mali genomic window:
- a CDS encoding tetratricopeptide repeat protein — translation MKYNRVIGLLICIAVPLLSFGADVKGLFSKGNQLYAKGQYKEAADTYGQIINSGYESAAVYFNMGNACYKNDEIPSAILYYEKAHKLSPGDEDINFNIRLTNLKTTDKIDEAPEFFLAKWWRGFILALPLGTLAVLSIICGLLASGILIWYLFTRSVTIKKVSFYVSIVLYIIGAIFIFMSNRQAAYFDNHRQAIIFKGTVTVKSAPASASKPLFVIHEGTKVDMLEHTSGQIKIRLANGSEGWIGEGDVKEI, via the coding sequence ATGAAATATAACCGCGTAATTGGGCTGTTGATATGCATCGCCGTACCATTGTTATCATTTGGTGCCGATGTAAAGGGATTGTTCAGCAAGGGCAACCAGCTTTATGCCAAAGGCCAGTATAAGGAAGCCGCGGATACCTATGGACAGATCATCAATTCGGGCTACGAATCGGCCGCGGTATACTTTAACATGGGTAACGCCTGTTATAAAAACGACGAGATCCCATCGGCCATCCTGTATTACGAGAAGGCACACAAGTTATCCCCTGGCGATGAGGATATCAATTTCAACATCCGCCTTACCAATTTAAAAACCACCGATAAAATAGACGAGGCCCCGGAGTTTTTCCTGGCCAAATGGTGGCGTGGCTTTATCCTGGCACTGCCCTTAGGCACGCTGGCGGTATTGAGCATTATATGCGGATTATTGGCCAGCGGTATACTGATCTGGTACCTGTTCACCCGTTCGGTAACGATTAAAAAGGTGTCGTTCTATGTGTCGATAGTTCTGTATATCATTGGGGCGATATTCATCTTTATGAGTAACCGCCAGGCGGCTTATTTTGATAATCATCGCCAGGCGATTATCTTCAAAGGCACAGTTACGGTTAAAAGCGCTCCCGCAAGCGCGTCGAAACCGCTTTTTGTAATTCACGAGGGCACCAAGGTTGATATGCTGGAGCATACCAGCGGACAGATCAAAATTCGCCTGGCCAACGGCAGCGAAGGCTGGATAGGCGAGGGGGATGTGAAGGAGATATAA
- a CDS encoding VOC family protein — protein sequence MFKDSKAFSGFSVNDIEKAEAFYRDTLGLEVSSQDMGHGVRILALHIKGSENNIMIYPKPNHEPATFTILNFPVDDVEKAVDELTAKGVAFEHYDSEWLKTDAKGISRGNGGPTIAWFKDPAGNILSVLDK from the coding sequence ATGTTTAAGGACAGCAAAGCATTCAGCGGATTTTCGGTAAATGATATTGAAAAGGCCGAGGCCTTTTACCGCGATACATTAGGACTGGAAGTAAGCAGCCAGGATATGGGGCATGGTGTACGCATACTGGCGCTGCACATTAAGGGTAGCGAGAATAATATCATGATCTACCCCAAGCCTAATCATGAACCGGCCACCTTTACCATATTAAACTTCCCGGTTGATGACGTTGAAAAAGCCGTAGACGAGCTAACTGCTAAAGGCGTGGCCTTTGAGCATTATGATTCAGAATGGTTAAAAACTGATGCCAAAGGCATCTCCCGTGGCAACGGCGGCCCGACTATAGCCTGGTTTAAAGATCCGGCGGGGAATATATTGTCGGTGTTGGATAAGTAG
- a CDS encoding xanthine dehydrogenase family protein molybdopterin-binding subunit yields the protein MEAVSRRGFLKITSIAAGSSLVLGFNFLNEALAGDMAEAVFAPNAYITINSAGLVTLMAPNPEIGQGIKTALPMILAEELNVKWDSVYVEMAPLDPKYGSQTAGGSGAIRGRYAPIRKAGATARQMLITAAAQQWNVKEDECYAEDGHVIHKPTGKKLGYGELAAKAATLPVPADVPLKDPKDFKIIGTKVHNIDNQKIITGQPLYGMDTRRPGMLFAMVSRPTAFGKVFKSFDDTETRKVTGVKNVVQAHGVVAVLATSTWAAKKGRDVLKVVWEDASPLESTSEHEAAFAAAVETRSDNPSRNDGDIDKALASGGKVIEAVYAVPNLSHSPMEPMNFFADVKDGKAELYGPTQVPANMRNDVARALNIKPEDVTIGMPRQGGGFGRKLRTDNGVEAALISAAAKSPVQMMWTREDDIQGDYYRAASLAKYKAVISADNQLIGWHANAAVLSGGSALSRGFPAGSIPNFRMDSHTVKSNIPTGPWRGPTANASAFSDESFLDEIATEMKKDPVAFRLELLEKARTQPVGQITYNVDKLKSVIDLVAQMSNWGKNKNVFQGFAAYYSFSTYVAQVAEVTMVNGIPRVSKVYCAVNCGKVVNQSGAENQVEGAIVDGLSHALFSQITFNKGATVQKNFNTYKFLHMKDAPLDVIVKFVQTEDAPTGLGEPGLPPIAPAVANAVFAATGKRYRKMPFEFSSAPPKTATPAKV from the coding sequence ATGGAAGCAGTATCACGCCGTGGATTTTTAAAGATCACCAGTATTGCTGCCGGCAGCAGCCTGGTTTTAGGTTTTAACTTTTTAAACGAAGCGCTTGCCGGGGATATGGCCGAAGCCGTTTTTGCGCCCAACGCCTATATCACCATTAACAGCGCCGGACTGGTTACCCTGATGGCCCCTAACCCCGAAATTGGTCAAGGCATTAAAACAGCCCTACCGATGATCTTAGCCGAAGAGCTGAACGTAAAATGGGATTCGGTTTATGTAGAGATGGCCCCGCTTGATCCTAAATACGGATCGCAAACGGCGGGCGGTAGCGGCGCTATCCGTGGCCGTTACGCGCCTATCCGCAAGGCAGGTGCTACCGCGCGACAAATGCTGATCACCGCCGCCGCCCAGCAATGGAACGTTAAAGAAGACGAATGTTACGCCGAAGACGGCCATGTAATACACAAACCTACCGGTAAAAAACTGGGCTACGGCGAACTGGCTGCCAAAGCCGCCACCCTGCCCGTACCTGCCGATGTACCACTGAAAGACCCGAAGGATTTTAAGATCATCGGGACAAAGGTGCATAATATAGATAACCAGAAAATCATTACCGGCCAGCCTTTATACGGCATGGATACCCGCCGCCCGGGTATGCTGTTCGCGATGGTATCGCGGCCGACGGCATTTGGAAAAGTTTTTAAATCGTTTGATGATACCGAAACCCGCAAGGTTACGGGCGTAAAGAACGTAGTGCAGGCGCATGGCGTAGTGGCTGTACTGGCTACATCTACCTGGGCCGCTAAAAAGGGGCGCGATGTATTAAAAGTGGTTTGGGAAGATGCCAGTCCGCTGGAAAGCACCAGCGAACACGAGGCTGCCTTTGCCGCCGCTGTGGAAACCCGCAGCGATAACCCAAGCCGTAACGACGGCGACATCGACAAAGCTTTGGCATCGGGCGGAAAGGTGATAGAAGCGGTATATGCTGTGCCTAACCTATCGCACTCGCCTATGGAGCCGATGAACTTTTTTGCCGATGTAAAAGATGGCAAAGCAGAATTATACGGCCCTACCCAGGTACCAGCCAATATGCGCAACGATGTAGCCCGCGCATTGAACATCAAACCCGAAGATGTAACCATCGGCATGCCGCGACAAGGTGGTGGCTTTGGCCGCAAGCTACGTACGGATAACGGTGTGGAAGCCGCACTGATATCGGCAGCAGCCAAATCGCCGGTACAAATGATGTGGACACGTGAGGATGATATCCAGGGTGATTATTACCGCGCGGCCAGTCTGGCTAAATATAAGGCTGTCATCAGCGCCGATAACCAGCTGATAGGCTGGCATGCTAACGCGGCCGTACTAAGCGGAGGCAGTGCTTTAAGTCGCGGCTTCCCGGCCGGTTCTATCCCCAACTTCAGGATGGATTCGCATACGGTTAAGTCCAACATCCCAACCGGCCCCTGGCGCGGACCAACCGCCAACGCCTCGGCTTTTTCGGACGAGAGCTTTTTGGATGAGATTGCCACCGAAATGAAGAAGGACCCGGTAGCGTTCCGTTTAGAACTGCTGGAAAAAGCCCGTACGCAACCTGTCGGGCAGATCACTTATAATGTAGATAAACTAAAAAGTGTGATAGACCTGGTGGCGCAAATGAGCAACTGGGGCAAAAATAAAAACGTATTCCAAGGCTTCGCGGCTTATTACTCGTTCAGTACCTACGTAGCGCAGGTGGCCGAAGTGACCATGGTTAACGGCATCCCCCGCGTAAGCAAGGTGTATTGCGCCGTTAACTGTGGCAAAGTGGTAAACCAAAGCGGTGCCGAAAACCAGGTGGAAGGCGCAATTGTAGACGGCCTCAGCCATGCATTGTTCAGCCAGATCACCTTTAATAAAGGCGCTACTGTGCAGAAGAACTTCAATACCTACAAATTCCTGCATATGAAGGATGCCCCGTTGGATGTGATCGTGAAATTTGTGCAAACCGAAGATGCCCCTACCGGCTTAGGCGAACCCGGCCTGCCGCCGATAGCGCCGGCAGTTGCCAACGCCGTATTTGCCGCCACCGGCAAGCGTTACCGTAAAATGCCATTCGAGTTTAGCTCGGCGCCGCCGAAGACGGCTACGCCGGCAAAGGTCTAA
- a CDS encoding (2Fe-2S)-binding protein produces MATYHLSVNNKPVTVTADADTPLLWVLRDNLNLVGTKFGCGVAMCGACTVHIDGAAVRSCQFPVAAVETAKVTTIEGLSATGTHPVQQAWSEMDVAQCGYCQSGQIMAAAALLKRNPNPTDADIDAQMTNICRCGTHTRIRRAIHLAAKKGVAKK; encoded by the coding sequence ATGGCAACATATCATTTATCAGTAAATAATAAGCCGGTAACCGTAACCGCCGATGCCGATACCCCCCTATTATGGGTATTACGTGATAATTTAAACCTTGTAGGCACCAAATTTGGCTGCGGTGTGGCCATGTGCGGCGCCTGTACGGTACATATCGACGGCGCGGCGGTACGCTCGTGCCAGTTCCCTGTGGCGGCTGTGGAAACCGCAAAGGTAACCACCATTGAGGGCCTGAGCGCCACCGGCACCCACCCGGTGCAGCAAGCCTGGTCTGAAATGGATGTGGCGCAATGTGGCTATTGCCAGTCGGGCCAGATCATGGCGGCGGCGGCATTACTGAAACGCAACCCCAACCCTACCGATGCCGATATTGATGCGCAGATGACCAATATATGCCGCTGTGGCACGCATACCCGCATCCGCAGGGCCATACACTTAGCAGCGAAGAAAGGAGTGGCAAAGAAATAA